GAGCCTAGAGTACATTtagtagtgatggtggtgggagTGGTGATGTTGTAGACATGAGGGCATAGACTCAGAAAATTTCAGTTATTGAATATATGACTTAAAtatacaatgaaaagaaatggagGTGGGTAGTCAGTGTATAGGAAAATCAGCATATAGGTTTATTTAAATCTATACTCCATTTTTGCCCAGAATTAATAGATTGCCTagataaagtattaaaaaaatacctttttactttttcaatttaaaaacgtctaaataaaattaattcaaaatgtgaTGAGATGTTAGATGTCCACTAGAGATAAAGCCATCACAGAGTGGTTATCCACAGCTAAGTGTGGGGAGCTGATGGGGAGAGATTATTCCATTACATAGGATtatcacttaatatttttattatatatttcagagtAGCTAGGGGAGGAGTTTGAATGTTTGCAAAGAGACCTTAAATGTTTCAGATATATAACCTAAAGATACTGATTGATTACACAATGTATAACTGTACTGAAACATTGCACTGTAAATATGAAAAGTTATTGTTAGTTCAAAAGAAGTTAAATTTATGAAGGGggaaaattttccctttttgtatttcataCATAAAAAGTTGAGTTGCCTCTTAAGACAGGTGTTAAGTTCTAAAGTctgtactgaaaagaaaaaaatcatgtattcGAAATTAACATTGATAAATGCTTTAAATTGCTGCTGTAACACTACACATTGTTTTGGACATAACCCCATAGAAGAATGtttatgtacaaaaataaaatgtgcacagTGATGTATGGGATctaatatatatggaaaatatttttaaaaagccatagcAACCATTATAATCAATGCTTAAAAGAGTTAAGTTTTAAAGGAGATGAtgttaaagaaatggaaagagtacaccttttaaacaattttagatATGCTGCTtttattcaaaacaataaaacacttgACAAACTCTAAAATCACGAAGTTTTAACCAGACCACCAATACTCTATACCAACTCTGTGAGGTAGGTATCTGCATAGTCACAAGGGATCAGTACAAGTCCTTTCTGCCCTTGTTCCTCTCAAACACTGAGAACTGTATGAATTGAAACCACTATTCTAGGGACTGTTAGAACAGTTGTTTCCCCTGTCTTATTCCCCACAGAGCTGCCCAAGATGTGATCTGCTCCTGGGGTTGGACCATCTGTTTTTGTGagttataatattatttaaaaatatttttatttttaaattgttgcttTGATTTATTTGATCTAACTGTGAATCACAGAAGTATTACTACAATGTTTAAAACACTGATTACGTCTACTTGCTTTAAATACTCTCTTGGATCCCTTCTGTTTTTGTCATCTATGATCAGTAAAGATGACATAATAAGCAGGTCTAAAAATGTCAGCACGTTCCCTTTTCAGTTTAATAATGACTTCAGATCATAAGGTGTTTTTGTATGTAGAAAAATTTGGTATACTACATCTCTACCAAGAAAGTAATAATCCcaaatattacaataaaattattgTAACCAGAAATTCAACACTTGGAAACAAAACACATGCACAGAAAGTAAAATCCTTTCCTAAGATGACACTGCTAATGCCCCACACCAAATTTATAATAGGTAGGAAATGCAAACTCCTACTCATTAGCTTCCCAAGTTGGTGATTGAGCTGAAATGTTCTTCTATGATATATTGCTACTTTCTTGGACATTTGATTTGGAAATATAGAATTTTCATGAAGTCTTTGATGTGTCATCTTTTTAGACCTTTCCTCTTGGGAGCACTTATCTCACTTCAGTGAAGAATTAATATATTATGAAAGACTTCCAAAGGATCctgtttttctcctgatttctcCTCTTCAAAATAGTCTTCATGTCTAAATATCGAtcaattcattcacttatttgctGCAAAACTTCAGGCAAAATAGTAACGTCAGTCAATAGCATGGGATTTTCTCTTTGTAAAGTAAGGTGATACCCTGTCTTTCTCATAAAATTTCCCTAAGGATAAAATGAAAGTGTGAGAAATTGCTTTAATCATGTGCTATGTCTGAGTACTACTGTTTCTGTGACAAGCAACAGCTTTGTCCTAGGGTCcaaattaattagaaaacacaaattGAAATTTCATTCAGAATCTTATCATTTAATGGCTAATCTGATTAACTTGGGAGAATGTGACAGGTTTTTAACTCCCTATGCATACACATACTTACTaaaattaaaggataatattAGTGACTGCACATGACAAAGGTAACACTCACTCCTGATCATCAACTGACATCAGGTTATGAATGATGAGAGCTGAAGTAAGGATCTTGTAATACTTTGTGGTATGACTCTTATCAAACAAAACTGCAGACAAGAGCATTAGATACTCATGCCATAgctatcagaaagaaagaaaaaaataagagaatttccCTATCCAGTCACTTCATATTTGCTAATCTGCACAAAAGATGGTGAATCTGGGCTATATGTAGGTGACAGCATTATAAAAATTTCTGACAGCAGACAACTAAGTTTTTCCATTCTGTTGCTAGAGCTAACCAAAGATGGTTAGTATGTTCCTAGTACTTTCCTAAGGTCTTTGATGCTAATAGACAAGAAGATCCAGTTTCctgagaaacaaataaaactatgTGTTTTCAGGATCATCTGGTTCCTAAAGTAATTTTCCCTTTACAagttatctttatatttattcctaaaaaTGACCAAACTCTTGTTTAAATGTTCTGTGACCATCAAGTGTGCCGActagaaacaaatatttctcatctTGTTAATTCTTCTATTGATTAAAAAGTGTTCCATTAACcaaaatatgggaaattataaagTTCAAGTTTCTTTCAGTTTTAGTTGATAACAAAGAATTATACCAGAATGGAAAAGCGGAACTGGTCTAAATGCACAAAGCTTGCACTAAAAGAAATGCTGACTTTCCTCCACTATTGTAGGATattttattgtaacaaaatatttaGTTTCATAGCTACATATTATTGTATGAGTACCCACTGAGGAGGATAAATTGGGATAGATTGTACATTTGACAAATTGTACTGTATATCCAATTAACATAAGTAATTTTGGGAAAAAAGATATCAAGTatctccccccaccttttttaaatctaattcCATATTTTCCCAGAGACTTTATAGACAACATAGTATCAAGATAACAACTATAGACCATAATTAAGATCTCAACATTAGAACCTACAACATGTAAAAATTCCAGTTATATATTGCTAAGCATTTGTCAAATGATAATCAAATGTTTGTCATACAATGGTTTTTAAACTTGTAAGATAATATTTGGATGATTTATACTGCCTTAGGTCCTTTTGTTTGTACATTAGCTCAAATTCTagtaaattctgttttttaaaatttttcatcttgTTAGTCTTTGGGTTATTACTTCTCGATACATAATAGAGATGTATATAAGCAACAAGAAGATGACAAAGAAATCATCTAGAAAGCCTAGAATTCCAAACAAGGCTTCAGGTACAAAATCTAGAGGTGATATTAGATAGAAAAAAGCTCCCATCAAACAAAGTATTATCCTAATGCGGAACATCCAGAAAAGACCCCCAACAGAAAACATTTCCCTGAATGCATGTCTCAGTAAAGTAGGTAGATCCATGATTCTTTCCATAATCTggtagaaggaaaaacaaatattaagattTAGCATCTAAAATGACaaggtaataaataatataattttcttacaaTGTGCAAACTCAGTTAAAATGAATTAAGGAGTTTCATATGATTGAATAACCATGTTTTCTAATTATGTGTTTCACTTAAAAATCATTCTCTAATTACTGGGTTCTTATAAAATAGGTCTTAATTGAAGAAAAACAGCTAGTGTCAGTAAGCCTAAATTATGGGATATACAGGTTGAAcattccttatttaaaaatgtgacatccaaaatgctccaaaatccaaaatctcTGAAATCTGACTCACTTCAAAAGCCAAAACTTCTTCATTGTCACCAAAatgattttggatttcagataagggatattcaacctaCAGCCATGCAAAACTCaggttatttctattttgagttagtaaaataaaccaaaccaaGAAACCAGTGTACTGGATTGGTCTGAGTCTTATGCTTGGGTGTCAGCTTTACAGTGTGAATTCCATTACTTATCAGCCTGGTGAATTTGGGGACAGTTGTTTAACTTACTAGAGATAATTCAGCTAAGTGCACATTTAGTAATTAATTAAGAGTAATccctgagctggggttgtggctcagtagtagagtgtgcatcttgcacatgtgaggtactgggttcgatcctcaacaccacataaaaataaataaaggtattgtgtccatctacaactaagaaaatatattaaaaggaaaaaagagtaatcgctgggctggggttgtgtcccagtggtagagcacttgtctagcatgtatgcgttactgggttcaatcctcagcaccacataataaagttataatgtccatctacaactaaaaatatatttttaaaaagtaatcccCGAAGATTACTAAGAACTAAAAGA
This portion of the Urocitellus parryii isolate mUroPar1 chromosome 14, mUroPar1.hap1, whole genome shotgun sequence genome encodes:
- the Rnf170 gene encoding E3 ubiquitin-protein ligase RNF170 isoform X2; protein product: MYCPICLHQASLPVETNCGHLFCGTCIIAYWRYGSWLGAISCPICRQTVTLLLTVFDEDDQSQDVVRLHQDVNDYNRRFSGQPRSIMERIMDLPTLLRHAFREMFSVGGLFWMFRIRIILCLMGAFFYLISPLDFVPEALFGILGFLDDFFVIFLLLIYISIMYREVITQRLTR